A window of the Thalassospira indica genome harbors these coding sequences:
- a CDS encoding GNAT family N-acetyltransferase yields MPDKIRRLKSFEFPLAVEWAAKEGWNPGLADAEVFFNTDPEGFWGAFDKQGLAAVISAVQYSSDFGFVGFYICRPDRRGSGLGYRLWQAVLEGSVPKTIGLDGVVGQQDNYRKSGFEFAHRNIRFGGVVTASGETPDDLFTLAVDDIAIVDAFEQTCNLFAESRIEFLRGWIGHDKHKALALKGPMGVRAYGVIRPCLEGHKIGPLFSPNAKDAKTLFCALLQSRDDQEGKVYLDVPEPNQAAVDLATAHGMVPEFETARMYKGTAPKLDLDMIFGISSFELG; encoded by the coding sequence ATGCCTGACAAAATCCGCCGCCTGAAATCATTCGAGTTTCCCCTTGCTGTTGAATGGGCCGCCAAAGAGGGCTGGAACCCCGGCCTTGCCGATGCAGAGGTGTTTTTCAACACCGACCCGGAGGGGTTCTGGGGCGCGTTTGACAAACAGGGACTGGCGGCAGTGATTTCAGCAGTCCAGTACAGCTCGGACTTTGGCTTTGTCGGATTTTACATCTGCCGCCCGGATCGTCGCGGGTCGGGTCTTGGCTATCGCCTTTGGCAGGCGGTGCTTGAGGGCAGCGTTCCCAAAACCATCGGACTTGATGGCGTTGTTGGTCAGCAGGACAATTATCGCAAATCGGGTTTTGAGTTTGCCCATCGCAACATTCGTTTTGGCGGTGTCGTCACGGCCAGTGGCGAAACACCAGATGATCTGTTCACACTTGCGGTCGATGACATTGCCATTGTCGATGCGTTCGAGCAGACCTGTAACCTGTTCGCCGAGAGCCGGATTGAGTTCCTGCGTGGCTGGATTGGCCATGACAAACACAAAGCCCTTGCCCTTAAGGGGCCGATGGGTGTTCGCGCATATGGCGTGATCCGCCCGTGCCTTGAAGGACACAAGATCGGCCCGCTATTTTCCCCCAATGCCAAGGATGCAAAAACCCTGTTTTGTGCCCTTTTGCAAAGCCGGGATGATCAGGAGGGCAAGGTTTATCTTGATGTGCCCGAACCCAATCAGGCAGCAGTTGATCTGGCCACGGCGCATGGCATGGTGCCGGAGTTTGAAACCGCACGTATGTACAAGGGAACAGCCCCGAAGCTTGATCTTGATATGATTTTCGGGATTTCGTCGTTCGAACTGGGCTAG
- a CDS encoding motility protein A, with protein sequence MDIATLIGIIAGMGVIFGAILMGGSLDSFVDLPSVMVVFGGTAAATLIKFPMRDVIKSLKIGIGIAFKNPKEDPLSIYEKAIELAGIVRKNGLLGLESVEVENEIMARGIRMCVDGHSGEVIRSSISSEVEKSIQNDELGELMFRGIGDTAPAFGMIGTLVGLVQMLANLSDPDAIGPAMAIAMLTTFYGAVLANLIALPVADKLALKVDRLKNTKQLIIESVVQIQASQSPMVMKEILGPYLPGGIPADPEDGGA encoded by the coding sequence ATGGATATAGCGACACTTATTGGAATTATCGCCGGGATGGGCGTTATTTTTGGCGCCATCTTGATGGGTGGCAGCCTTGATTCCTTTGTCGACCTTCCATCCGTCATGGTGGTGTTTGGCGGAACAGCCGCCGCCACCCTGATCAAATTCCCGATGCGTGATGTTATCAAGTCGCTCAAGATCGGCATCGGCATTGCGTTCAAGAACCCCAAGGAAGACCCGCTTTCGATCTATGAAAAGGCGATCGAACTTGCTGGGATCGTGCGCAAGAACGGCCTTTTGGGACTTGAAAGCGTTGAAGTCGAAAATGAAATCATGGCGCGCGGTATCCGCATGTGCGTGGATGGTCATAGCGGCGAGGTAATCCGCAGCTCGATTTCAAGCGAGGTGGAAAAATCCATCCAGAATGACGAGCTTGGAGAACTGATGTTCCGTGGCATCGGTGACACCGCACCGGCATTCGGCATGATCGGGACACTGGTTGGTCTTGTGCAGATGCTGGCCAACCTCTCAGACCCGGATGCCATCGGCCCGGCCATGGCAATTGCGATGCTGACCACCTTCTATGGCGCTGTTCTCGCCAACCTAATCGCGCTTCCGGTTGCCGACAAACTGGCGCTTAAGGTTGATCGTTTGAAAAACACCAAACAGCTGATCATTGAATCCGTGGTGCAGATCCAGGCCAGCCAGAGCCCGATGGTGATGAAGGAAATCCTCGGTCCCTATCTTCCGGGTGGCATTCCGGCCGATCCTGAAGATGGTGGTGCATGA
- a CDS encoding OmpA family protein: MAKKPAAGAPAWMATFADLMSLLLVLFVLLLTFAEMDVIRYKQIAGSVKAAFGFSQQDQLAGVIELDGSIVGKSLKAPTPDTPRVVSEIPRAETPEVESNETDSKEEKAEALEETLGKVLDNMGLQDQVGLERIDGEVVMRFPNELAFPSGSSGMTDEFAAILNRVAPVINQTAGEIFVAGHTDNVPVSASSPYISNWDLSAARATSVLHFLIDQNGTDPSRMVIQGYGDSRPLATNDTPEGRATNRRVEITIEMVETNFDADANGASEGSEFRAPSNGGEDFDDGANPGTGDASRNPHSESRRTFSIPSDSP, from the coding sequence ATGGCAAAGAAACCAGCAGCAGGCGCACCGGCTTGGATGGCGACATTCGCCGATCTGATGTCGTTGCTGCTTGTCCTGTTTGTGCTGTTGCTGACTTTCGCCGAGATGGACGTCATCCGCTACAAACAGATTGCCGGTTCGGTCAAGGCGGCCTTTGGTTTTTCCCAACAAGATCAACTTGCTGGCGTGATCGAGCTTGATGGCTCAATCGTTGGCAAATCGCTTAAGGCGCCAACACCCGATACCCCGCGCGTGGTGTCGGAAATTCCGCGGGCCGAGACCCCGGAAGTTGAAAGCAACGAAACCGACAGCAAGGAAGAAAAGGCCGAGGCGCTTGAAGAAACGCTTGGCAAGGTTCTTGATAATATGGGCCTTCAGGATCAGGTCGGGCTGGAGCGTATCGACGGCGAGGTTGTCATGCGCTTTCCCAACGAACTGGCCTTTCCGTCCGGCTCGTCCGGCATGACAGATGAATTTGCCGCCATCCTCAATCGCGTCGCACCGGTGATCAACCAGACCGCAGGCGAAATTTTTGTCGCCGGTCACACCGATAACGTTCCTGTTTCGGCGTCGTCTCCCTATATATCGAACTGGGACCTGTCGGCGGCACGTGCGACGTCGGTTCTGCATTTTCTGATCGATCAGAACGGCACAGACCCGAGCCGCATGGTCATTCAGGGATATGGCGACAGTCGACCATTGGCGACCAACGATACCCCCGAGGGGCGGGCGACCAACCGTCGGGTTGAAATAACCATTGAAATGGTCGAGACCAATTTTGACGCCGACGCCAACGGCGCATCAGAAGGCAGCGAATTCAGAGCCCCGTCAAACGGTGGAGAAGACTTTGATGATGGTGCAAATCCGGGAACCGGTGATGCCAGCAGAAATCCACACTCTGAATCACGGCGTACTTTCAGCATTCCGTCAGACAGCCCCTGA
- the mutL gene encoding DNA mismatch repair endonuclease MutL, which yields MTLRVLPQNLINQIAAGEVVERPAAALKELVENALDAGATKVDVNLRDGGRTLLSVTDDGKGMTPDELALAVERHATSKLPDDDLFNIGFMGFRGEALPSIGSVSRMRLTSRVRGSENAWTLAVEGGAKGAPEPAAHPYGTRVEVRDLFYATPARLKFLKTARTEQMYAREIMDRLAMARPDVGFTLSGDNNKTILNYPACEGDLFDARLKRLGAVMGREFQDNALQIEAEREGIRLTGYAGVPTLNRGNAQMQFMFVNGRPVKDRLLQGAVRGAYQDFLARDRHPLLALFFELSPRDVDVNVHPGKTEVRFRDPGMVRGLIVGALKHALAGAGHRASTTVADMALGAVRREGEGPSLPYGGGARSGGGSGFNIGHYQPNVPGHAAIERNYAAQAPMENQGNYGGLFDRGREFGGSGGSANIAGGEGGFAAAAAAALSGGYDAAAPSARIDNIADEGKFVDHPLGAARGQVHANYIIAQTRDGLVIVDQHAAHERIVYERMKADLAESGVKRQGLLLPEVVELDEASADRIADRADEFAELGLVIEPFGPGAIVVREVPAMLGKVDVSALVRDMADEIAELGQGMALKDRLMYVCATMACHGSVRSGRKLNADEMNALLRQMEATPHSGQCNHGRPTYVELKLNDIEKMFGRR from the coding sequence ATGACCCTGCGCGTCCTGCCACAGAACCTGATCAACCAGATTGCCGCCGGTGAGGTGGTCGAACGTCCTGCGGCTGCGCTTAAGGAACTGGTTGAAAACGCTTTGGATGCCGGGGCGACCAAGGTGGATGTCAATCTGCGCGATGGTGGTCGGACGTTGTTATCCGTTACCGATGACGGCAAGGGCATGACGCCGGACGAACTGGCACTGGCCGTCGAACGCCACGCCACATCCAAACTGCCCGATGATGATCTTTTCAATATCGGTTTCATGGGCTTTCGCGGCGAGGCCTTGCCATCGATCGGATCAGTGTCGCGCATGCGCCTGACCAGCCGTGTGCGCGGCTCTGAAAATGCCTGGACGCTGGCGGTTGAAGGCGGGGCCAAGGGCGCACCGGAACCGGCTGCTCATCCCTATGGCACGCGGGTTGAGGTACGTGATCTTTTCTATGCCACGCCAGCACGCCTGAAGTTCCTTAAAACCGCGCGGACCGAACAAATGTATGCGCGCGAGATCATGGATCGCCTGGCGATGGCGCGCCCGGATGTCGGCTTTACACTCAGTGGTGATAACAACAAAACCATCCTGAATTACCCGGCCTGCGAGGGTGATCTGTTTGATGCCCGTCTGAAACGGCTGGGCGCGGTTATGGGGCGCGAATTTCAGGATAACGCCCTTCAGATCGAGGCCGAGCGTGAAGGCATCCGTCTAACCGGTTATGCCGGGGTGCCGACATTGAACCGTGGTAATGCCCAGATGCAGTTCATGTTTGTCAATGGCCGCCCGGTCAAGGACCGGCTGCTGCAGGGCGCAGTGCGCGGCGCCTATCAGGATTTCCTCGCACGTGATCGCCATCCGTTGCTAGCACTTTTCTTTGAACTTTCCCCGCGCGATGTCGACGTCAACGTCCATCCCGGCAAGACGGAGGTCCGGTTCCGTGATCCGGGCATGGTGCGTGGCTTGATTGTCGGCGCACTTAAACATGCGCTGGCCGGGGCGGGGCATCGTGCCTCGACTACGGTGGCCGATATGGCCTTGGGGGCCGTGCGCCGCGAAGGTGAGGGACCCTCACTTCCTTATGGCGGTGGCGCACGAAGCGGCGGTGGCAGCGGATTTAACATCGGACATTATCAGCCAAACGTGCCGGGCCACGCCGCGATTGAACGCAATTACGCCGCCCAGGCACCGATGGAAAATCAAGGAAACTATGGCGGCCTGTTTGATCGCGGGCGCGAGTTTGGCGGATCGGGTGGTAGCGCTAACATCGCGGGCGGCGAGGGCGGCTTTGCGGCTGCCGCGGCAGCAGCCCTGTCGGGTGGCTATGACGCCGCCGCACCGTCCGCGCGCATTGATAACATCGCCGATGAAGGTAAGTTTGTTGATCATCCGCTGGGGGCTGCGCGCGGGCAGGTCCATGCCAATTACATCATTGCCCAGACCCGCGATGGTCTGGTGATTGTCGATCAGCACGCCGCACACGAACGCATTGTCTATGAACGCATGAAGGCTGATCTGGCCGAAAGTGGCGTGAAGAGACAAGGGCTGTTGCTGCCCGAAGTCGTCGAACTCGACGAAGCGTCCGCTGATCGGATCGCCGATCGCGCCGATGAGTTTGCTGAACTGGGTCTGGTGATCGAGCCATTTGGCCCGGGCGCAATTGTTGTCCGCGAAGTGCCGGCCATGCTGGGCAAGGTTGATGTCAGTGCGCTGGTGCGCGACATGGCCGATGAAATTGCCGAACTAGGGCAGGGCATGGCGCTAAAAGACAGGCTGATGTATGTCTGTGCTACCATGGCGTGCCATGGTTCTGTACGGTCCGGGCGCAAGCTTAATGCCGATGAAATGAACGCCCTTCTGCGCCAGATGGAAGCCACCCCGCATTCAGGGCAATGCAACCATGGCCGCCCGACCTATGTTGAGCTTAAGCTTAACGACATCGAAAAGATGTTTGGCCGCAGGTAG
- a CDS encoding M16 family metallopeptidase, with protein sequence MNKLFKQIAGVAFATTLGFGFAQQAKAVEVQEVISDGGIRAWLIEDHMNPLMTMDIAFTGAGAATDPDGKLGLANMVSGLIDEGAGAMDSQTFRSEMENRSIGLSFDAGRDDFAGSLTTLTRERETAIDLLRLALSEPRFDDEAVERIRAQVVSGLKRAETDPRDIASRTFFASIFGDHPYGRPVSGTLETVAGLNANDFRGFVRRAFAKDNLIVGVAGDITAEELGPLLDEAFGALPDKSDLPKIADVTPTYGDIDVIEQDIPQSQAIWGQKGIERQDPDFYAAYVMNYILGGGGFSSRLTEEVREKRGLAYGVYSYLANLDHADMMMGGVATRNDAIGQSLSLISTEWTKMKQDGITQEELDNTKAYLTGAFPLRFTSLGNLSGMLVGMQKEDLGMDFLDRRNDMVNAVTLDDVNRVAASLMDPANVTVTVVGKPEGDLAF encoded by the coding sequence ATGAACAAGCTGTTTAAACAGATCGCCGGTGTGGCCTTTGCGACAACGCTTGGCTTTGGCTTTGCGCAACAGGCAAAGGCGGTCGAGGTACAGGAAGTGATTTCAGACGGCGGCATTCGCGCCTGGCTGATCGAAGATCACATGAACCCGCTGATGACCATGGATATCGCCTTTACCGGCGCGGGGGCGGCAACTGATCCCGATGGCAAGCTTGGTCTGGCCAACATGGTATCGGGCCTGATTGACGAAGGTGCAGGTGCCATGGACAGCCAGACCTTCCGCAGTGAAATGGAAAACCGGTCCATCGGTCTTTCCTTTGATGCCGGGCGCGATGATTTTGCCGGATCACTGACCACGCTAACGCGTGAACGCGAAACAGCGATTGATCTGCTGCGTCTGGCGCTGTCCGAACCTCGCTTTGATGACGAGGCGGTTGAACGTATCCGCGCACAGGTTGTTTCGGGCCTCAAACGGGCCGAAACCGATCCGCGCGATATCGCCAGCCGCACGTTCTTTGCCTCGATCTTTGGCGATCATCCCTATGGTCGGCCGGTCTCGGGCACGCTTGAAACCGTGGCCGGTTTGAACGCCAATGATTTTCGTGGCTTCGTGCGCCGCGCCTTTGCCAAGGACAACCTGATTGTGGGCGTCGCCGGTGACATCACCGCCGAAGAACTTGGTCCGCTGCTCGACGAGGCCTTTGGCGCCCTGCCAGACAAAAGCGACCTGCCAAAGATCGCCGATGTCACGCCGACCTATGGCGATATCGACGTGATCGAACAGGACATCCCGCAAAGTCAGGCGATCTGGGGCCAGAAAGGCATCGAGCGCCAGGATCCGGATTTCTATGCCGCCTATGTGATGAATTACATCCTTGGCGGTGGCGGTTTCTCATCGCGCCTGACAGAGGAAGTTCGTGAAAAGCGTGGATTGGCTTATGGTGTTTATAGCTACCTCGCCAATCTTGATCATGCCGACATGATGATGGGCGGGGTTGCCACGCGCAATGACGCGATTGGGCAAAGCCTGTCGCTGATCAGCACGGAATGGACCAAGATGAAGCAGGACGGCATTACCCAGGAAGAACTTGATAATACCAAGGCCTACCTCACCGGGGCCTTCCCGCTGCGCTTCACCAGCCTTGGCAATCTGTCGGGCATGCTGGTCGGCATGCAAAAGGAAGACCTTGGTATGGACTTCCTCGATCGTCGCAATGACATGGTCAATGCCGTTACCCTTGATGACGTCAACCGGGTGGCAGCAAGTCTGATGGACCCGGCCAATGTTACAGTCACCGTGGTCGGCAAGCCGGAAGGTGATCTGGCCTTCTGA
- a CDS encoding pentapeptide repeat-containing protein — MASHANKKKTILYADYSERNISAARAAVEHFGFGKFVECDDRERTLELIAELKPDLVLIGLYLDGIRGISTIRAIRDAATRGNPHGSIVPILLGAPKLDRRGMRDAVDAGIEGVFRQPIDPERLTKIIETVLKKPRRFVLEENYFGPARPQDLAKMAASNATSASAKPKNPTATAPESTATSETPENDGAGPKTQTKPAKPSPAIGMTTNLDIADSRPRLNGAGQTFGDGELVGVPSARDKRTRAQNIEALQSAKEVLPAAVASDEPKLSDAADEPIEAEDDTTTEDEELVEIDLHAALISHKLWVDTGGREGSVMSIEHADLREAELEGIDLSRCGLPFASFHRANCKDAVLRRCNLVAADFGESNLDNANLAASRLSGARFSKAMMRNTVFLGSDLSNANFRGLKMVNCDLSGTNLAGTDFRDADLSGTRGLFAEQIQRARVNANTRLPHDLKLRD, encoded by the coding sequence ATGGCGAGCCATGCCAACAAGAAAAAGACAATCCTGTATGCGGATTACAGCGAACGGAACATCAGTGCCGCGCGGGCAGCCGTTGAGCATTTTGGCTTTGGCAAATTCGTTGAGTGTGACGACCGCGAACGCACGCTCGAACTGATTGCCGAGCTTAAACCGGATCTGGTTCTGATCGGTCTTTATCTTGATGGCATCCGCGGTATTTCGACCATTCGCGCCATTCGTGACGCCGCCACGAGAGGAAATCCCCATGGCAGTATCGTCCCGATCCTGCTTGGCGCGCCGAAACTGGATCGCCGCGGTATGCGCGATGCGGTCGACGCCGGGATCGAAGGCGTTTTTCGCCAACCGATTGATCCAGAACGCCTGACCAAGATCATTGAGACGGTCCTGAAAAAACCACGCCGGTTCGTGCTGGAGGAAAACTATTTCGGCCCGGCACGGCCACAGGACCTTGCGAAAATGGCGGCTTCGAATGCCACCAGCGCGAGCGCAAAGCCAAAAAATCCGACGGCAACAGCCCCTGAAAGCACCGCGACTTCCGAAACACCGGAAAACGACGGTGCCGGGCCGAAAACGCAAACAAAACCCGCCAAACCGTCGCCTGCCATTGGTATGACGACAAATCTCGACATCGCCGATAGCCGACCACGCCTGAACGGTGCCGGTCAGACATTTGGTGATGGCGAGCTTGTTGGTGTTCCGAGTGCGCGTGACAAACGCACGCGTGCACAGAACATAGAGGCCCTTCAATCTGCCAAAGAGGTCCTGCCTGCCGCCGTTGCCAGTGACGAACCAAAGCTATCTGATGCCGCTGATGAACCGATTGAGGCCGAGGATGACACCACGACAGAAGACGAGGAACTCGTCGAGATTGACCTGCATGCGGCGTTGATCAGCCACAAGCTTTGGGTTGATACCGGCGGGCGCGAGGGGTCGGTGATGTCCATCGAACATGCCGATCTGCGCGAGGCCGAGTTGGAAGGAATTGACCTCAGCCGGTGTGGATTGCCGTTTGCCAGTTTCCATCGTGCCAATTGCAAGGATGCGGTACTGCGCCGGTGCAACCTGGTTGCCGCGGACTTTGGTGAAAGCAATCTGGATAACGCCAACTTGGCGGCAAGCCGCCTTTCAGGCGCACGGTTTAGCAAGGCGATGATGCGCAACACGGTATTTTTGGGATCAGACTTGTCCAATGCCAATTTCCGGGGCCTCAAGATGGTCAATTGTGATCTGAGCGGTACCAATCTGGCCGGAACGGATTTCCGCGATGCGGATCTGAGTGGCACGCGCGGGCTGTTTGCCGAGCAAATCCAACGGGCACGCGTCAACGCCAATACCCGCCTGCCCCACGACCTGAAACTCCGTGATTAG
- a CDS encoding GNAT family N-acetyltransferase translates to MAAITLHIATLDDAPAIRALFARSYATFLADDYAPEMLERAMPFLTFAKPELLSSGTYYIARTEAGDVVGAGGWTAVRPGSQEGDVQPGLAHVRHFAVDPDHARKGIASMLFDRCVRDAKASENVTRFECYSTLTARRFYESRGFRVIGNFEAPFAPDFRFPSLHMVCDLD, encoded by the coding sequence ATGGCGGCGATCACGCTTCATATCGCGACCCTTGACGATGCCCCGGCCATCCGTGCCTTGTTTGCGCGGTCTTATGCGACTTTTTTGGCCGATGACTATGCGCCGGAAATGCTTGAACGCGCCATGCCGTTTCTCACCTTTGCAAAGCCCGAGCTATTAAGTTCGGGCACCTATTATATCGCCAGGACAGAGGCCGGTGACGTTGTCGGCGCAGGTGGCTGGACAGCGGTTCGGCCCGGAAGCCAGGAAGGTGATGTCCAACCGGGGCTGGCCCACGTCCGGCATTTCGCCGTCGATCCTGATCACGCGCGCAAGGGCATTGCCAGCATGCTATTTGATCGCTGCGTGCGTGATGCCAAGGCATCTGAAAATGTCACGCGCTTTGAATGTTATTCAACCCTGACCGCCAGACGGTTTTATGAGTCACGTGGCTTTCGGGTGATCGGTAATTTCGAAGCACCTTTTGCGCCGGACTTCCGTTTTCCCAGTCTGCATATGGTCTGTGATCTCGACTAA